A region from the Aegilops tauschii subsp. strangulata cultivar AL8/78 chromosome 5, Aet v6.0, whole genome shotgun sequence genome encodes:
- the LOC141022940 gene encoding uncharacterized protein, producing the protein MLAHGIPGDLVDEYVRMSESTRLLSLYSFRMAVVEVFGPEYLREPTVADTERLLAINPERGFPGMLGSIDCMHWKWKNCPFAFQGQYKGHVKGAIVILEAAASQDLWIWHSFFGMAGSQSDICVLQRFPVFAMLAEGHPRRSTLRSMATITTRDIT; encoded by the coding sequence ATGCTTGCACATGGAATTCCTGGTGATCTTGTGGATGAGTATGTTCGTATGAGTGAGTCCACACGTCTCCTCTCATTGTATAGTTTTCGCATGGCCGTGGTGGAAGTGTTCGGCCCAGAGTACCTCAGAGAGCCAACTGTCGCTGATACAGAGAGGTTGTTGGCTATCAATCCCGAGAGGGGCTTTCCGGGCATGCTTGGTAGTATAGATTGTATGCATTGGAAGTGGAAGAACTGTCCATTTGCTTTCCAGGGGCAGTACAAGGGGCATGTGAAAGGTGCCATTGTTATACTTGAAGCTGCGGCTTCACAGGATCTCTGGATATGGCATTCTTTCTTCGGCATGGCTGGTTCTCAGAGTGATATTTGTGTTCTTCAGCGGTTTCCGGTGTTTGCAATGCTTGCGGAAGGGCACCCCCGGAGGTCAACTTTGAGGTCAATGGCCACAATTACAACAAGGGATATTACCTAG